CCTTCAGGGGACTTTCGACATTTCAGACAATTGATTAAAACCTGCAGGGGACTTTGGACGTTTTAAAAGAATGGTTAAAACCTTCAGGGGACTTTCGACATTTCAGACAATTGATTAAAACCTGCAGGGGACTTTGGACGTTTTAGACGAATGACTAAAATCTTCAGGGGACTTTGGACGTTTTAGACTAATGATTAAAATCTTCAGGGGACTTTGGACGTTTTAGACTAATGATTGAAATCTTCAGGGGACTTTGGACGTTTTGAAAGAATGGTTAAAACATTTAGGGGACTTTGGACGTTTTAGACTAATGATTACAATCTTCAGGGGACTTTGGACGTTTTAGACTAATGATTAAAATCTCCAGGGAACTTTGGACGTTTTAGACTAATGATTAAAATCTTCAGGGGATTTTGGACGTTTTAGATGAATGATTAAAACCGTAAGGGTACTTTCGTCATTTCAGACGATTGATTAAAACCATCAGGAGACGTTCGACGTTTTAGACTAATGAGTAAAACCTTCAGGGGACTTTCAACATTTCAGACGAATGATTAAAACTTTCAGAAGACTTTGGACGTTTTAGACGAATGGTTAAAACATTCAGGGGGCTTTCGATATTTCAGATGAATGATTAAAACCTTCAGGAAactttgaatatttcaaaagaagtTGGCCTTGCCCTTATGAGCAACTAAATGACACCAATTTCAGAGGCAAAATGCGTTTTTAGATAAGGCAGGAAGTTCAGTGTCAAATAATACAAAATACGACAGATATTAGCATAACAATTCATTAAATCAGTCACTTCAAAGAAAGCTCTTTTTGATAAGTTACGACCTTTAAGTTAAATAACATAATATACTTGACCAATTTTTTTATATTGTCATAAGGAATTCGAACCCCCCAGTCAATGCCAAATTATTCAAAATGTAACAGATATTAGCATAGCAAGGTAATAAATTAATGACTTCAAAACAAAGCACTTTGATAAATTATGATCTTTAAGTTGAATAACATTAAATACTTGACcatcaggtattattattattatcattattattaaatgctaagctacaaccctagtaggaaaagcaggatgctataagccatggggccccaacagggaaaatagctcagtgaggaaaggaaacaaggaaaaataaaatattctaagaatagtaacaacattaaaataaatatttcctatataaacaataaaaacttcaacaaaacaagagaaagagaatctagatagaacagtgtgcctgagtgtaccctcaagcaagagaactctaatccaagacagaggaaggccatggtacagaggctatagcactacccaagactagagaacaatggtttgattttggagtatccttctcctagaagagctgcttaccatagctaaagagtctcttctacccttaccaagaggaaagtagccactgaacaattacattgccgtacttaaccccttgggtgaagaagaattgtttagtaatctcagtgttttcaggtgtatgaggacagaggagaatctgtaaagaataggccagactattcggtgtcagtgtaggcaaagggaaagaaccgtaaccagagagaaggatccaatatggtactgtctggccagtcaaaggacctcctaactctctattatcattattttttttttgttataaggaATTCAAATCCATGTCAATGCTATGAGAGATTAATAATCCTTTACCTGGTGATATAAGGGATTGAAACGCTTTGGCTGGAACACGATGCCATAGACGATCTCCTGGTCGGTCCGTTCCTCCTGGAACGTGCCGAAGAGACGGTCCCATAGAATGAAGATTCCTCCATAGTTTTTGTCCAGGCAGTAGATGTTACAACCTGCGGAGGAAGGAACTTTTCATAGACTTCGATCTTTTCTTATGAATCCTTTTTATTTACTTAccttttaatttaatttcattattattattattattattattattattattattattattattattattattattaataatagctaaactaaaaccctgaTGTTATCTTATATAtcctttatcatttactttaaattttatttttattattattattattattattattagtattaataataataataataataataataatagctaagatacaatactagttggaaaagcaagatgttataagcccgagggctccaacagtgaaaaatagcccagtgaggaaaggaaataaggaaataaataaacaatataagaagtaatgaaaataaaaataaaatgttatgggATAATTTTTATGGATTTTCTAATTTGTACTTAATTTTCTATTTACCTACGTATTTTACATTACATTTCCGATTTTATTTACTTAGTCTAACTTTATATTCTCTTTGCttacttattttcattaaaatctatataaccttatcaattaaaaaaaaattaagtttgatGACTTATTTAATTAGTTATCAGTCCTTGCTTTGCTAATAGCCACTGAAAGTTACAAAAatcaagttgttttttttttaactcgaatTTACAAATTTTCAACTATGTGCTAATGTCTCACATTTCCTTATGTGATCAATTTTCAGTTATTTAATATCATTACACAAAATTTTATCGCCACTCATTGTTCTGATACAATTTTCAAAATTACTCATTTATTACCTTATTAGTAAGAACTACCTTATTTCCTTCTCTATATCAACCTGTTAATTCTCATATATTTCCCTAATTATAGTTATTCTCTTTTatgcacaattttttttattttgactataGTTCATCTATCTCTTTGTTTCCTATTATTTTCTTCACCTTTCTATCTATTTGTTAATTATCTATTTACTAGATTTTTAGTAAACTTGATATAAGTATATCTCCTATTATCAATTTCCAATTCCCTTCAACTAAGGAAACATTAACACCATTTGACTTAGCAAAtagattctcaattttttttttctaaatgttattTGTGAGTAAGACCCATTTCAAGTTAATTACATTCTATCTATTGTACTTTATTTAGCAGAAAGTTATGACCTTTGTTCGTGTCACGCCAGCATGGTATTACCCAGTCAATCGATTAGTCTCTCCAGCTGGagttgaatgaaaatatttttagtaattcacTCATTACTCAGTTCATGCGTTCAAGGGCAGTCACTCTCCCAATTACTAACCACGCCAGATGTTGTTTAGGTTTACCTGAGATCAATAAaccaatggtttaaaggccgctcatgaatggcagaaacaagggacagtgacattgacctatcaagcacgacaatgctctagacaccttatatacatatgatcagcacccaatctccATCTCCacacaagcaaggaccaaggagggtcaggcaatggatgctgatgactcagcagatggacctataggctcctccaaacaccccatccttagctcacaaggatggtgaggttacagcgaccaaaggaactagagtttgagtgggactcgaaccccagtctggcggtcaccagttagggacgttaccacataggccaccacaacttattACTTAGTTGGGAATCTTGTGAAGCGAACTTGTTACTTGGCTAGGAATAACTTGTATGTAATTGTTAAGCAAATGAACAAATCAATATTATCCAAACGATATAAATCTAAAGCGTACAAAGAGGCTTGAACTCGCATTTAAGGATACCGCGAGTTTATTCTACACACTGCTTCAACAAAGACACGGTCCAGAAGGTATGGCAGAAATCTCTATTTCTCTGTTGGCAAGTTCATGACAGATGTACCAATGTATCGGTCTCTTTAAATCAGAACATTCCAAAAGGAATTAATGGAGATCTTATTTAGCTTTTTATGGAGTGAATAATTCACATGCTATTACTTGGAACGTTAATAACAATATGGTAAATAGCTGAAAACAATTTCTATTGGCTATTAAGCATGTGGTCATACACTTGCAAGtgaacgcacacacgcacatatatatacagtatatatatatatatatatatatatatacacacatatatatatatatgtgagagagagagagagagagagagagagagagagagagagagagagagagagagagagagactgacacattGTTATTTTGTGTTCCCGAGTAACACTTCCCATAGAGAGggaactccccctccccccccccaccccccccactcaattaaaaaaaaatctaaactagcGCAGTCAAGTAATTTCACGAGGAGAACTGTGAACGACATTAATCAAAAGGAGAATATATCTGCATATGGCGAATGTCAGACGAGTGCAAAAACAATCTATCATTACTTAGTTATAACCCCAAAGAGCAACAGTTATCAAATAGTAACAGTGAAAAGTACTGTCACAAATGAAGGGATTAAACCGACAACCAAAAGACAAAGCCTTCAAACATCAAGGGATACGTTCTTCAAAATTCCTTGATTTTCAAATAGATTTCCTTGAAGTATATTGCTTTTGTTTGCGTGATCTGTTCTAGCAAACCACCGAACATGTAAATTGAGGGTATCCATACAgaataaaattcaatttttttccgATTTTCTGTTACTTTAACTAACGTTAAAACGATATTTCTGTCTATTCTTGTTCAGAATGTGGAAAAGAGATTAAAATACAACATACATAAGAATGAGATAAATAGCTTTTGTACAATGCATGCTCATATCTGATACAAGAaaggaaagaatataaaaatataaaacggctatacaaaaaatatatataaatgcgcaTAAACATGAACAAAAAAACTTACTTATATTAAAAACACTCATGAATAAGGACCCAtatactttaaaacaaaaataatgaaagaaaaggacCTCAGTCTCGAACTCTTGAAACTTACCATGGTGAACCCGGTGATGGGACGGCGTATTGAATATATATTCCAAAGGCCCAACTGTTCTGATGGTTTCTGTGTGGGTCCAGCACTGGAAGAGGGTGTTGAACTGAACGTGGCCCAGCATGAGCGTCGGTGGAATGCCGAAGAGCGCCAGAGGCAAATAGAACACCCAAGAGAAGAGCCTCTGGAGAGGTGAATGGCGAAGACCCACTGACATGCTGAACTCTTCACTGCTATGGTGAACTTGGTGGACTGCCCACAGAACCATGACTTCTGCAAATGGAGAAATAGatgggtaaatgtttttgaagaAGTTGAATAGATCTTTAGCTCTAATCAACTTTGTTACCAATTATTTTGCACTGGACTGAAAGCTACTGAGCATTGCAATACTAAACCACTTTCATGTGAGACAAAAGAGCAGGCCTTGTTTTTGGACCAAAAGCTTTCGTAACTTATCTTATACAATTAGCATAGAAGACATAGACGACAAAACATGTAACCTTACCATGAATAGATGAATGAAACCAGGACATCCGATCGTAGCCTTATCATAACTAGCTCAATGATGACAACAGAAACCTCAGTTTAACCAGCTCATTGAAACCAAGAGATCCAAGAGTAACCTTGCCGTGGTAAGCTAAATGAAGCCAAAAGACCCAATCGTAGCCTTGCCATAAAAAGCTCGATGAAGCCAAGACAAACCTACGCATGACCAGCTCATTGAAGCCAAGAGATCGAATCGTAGCCTTGCCATGACAAGCTCGATGAAGCCATGACAAACCTCCGCATGACCAGCTCACTGATGCCAAGAGATCCAATCGTAGCCTTACCATAAAAAGCTCGATGAAGCCAAGACAAACCTACGCATGACCAGCTCATTGAAGCCAAGAGATCCAAGAGTAACCTTACCATGACAAGCTCAATGATCAAAGAGTAACCCTATCACAATATGCCCAATGATGCTAAAAGATCCATGAGTAAACTTACCAGTGGTTAGATAGAAGAACCCAAACGATCCGCGATTACCCTTACCATGATCAGATTGATGAAAAAGATCACCAAGTAACCATACCATAGTTGCTACATGATATAAAGATATCCTAAAGTAACCTTACCAAGAATAGCTGGTAGAGCATAAATGTCCAAGAGTAACCTTACAATGGCTAGCTATAGCAAGCCAAGAGATTGAAGTCTAACCTTAACCTGGCAGGCAAGAGGAAGCTGAGAAATCTAAAAGTAAGCTTACCATGGCTCTTTCGATGAAGTAGCGAGATAATTAATTACTTTACTATAGTTATTTAGATGAAACTAAGAGATTCAGGAGTTACGTTAACAAAGTTATTCATTAGAGCTAAAAGATCTACTATAACCTTATATGAGCTAATTAGATCAAACACGACCCGCAAGTAACTGTACACAGGCTACCTTAATGAAGCCATGAGATCCAAGAATAACCTTACCACTACAAGTAAGATGAAGCTAAGAGATCTATAACCAAGCATACAATGGCTACCTATACGATGAAAAAAGTAACCATCCGGGCTTGCTTAGTGAAGCCAGGAGTTCCAGAAGCAACTTTATTATGAATGGATAGAATCGCCAAGAGATCAAAAGCATCGTTACCATGGCTAGTTAGAAGAAGTCAAGACATCAAAGAGTAAGGAATCTTACCACGGCTAGTTAGAGGTCAAGACTTCAAAGAGTAAGGAACCTTATCACGGGTAGTTAGAAGAACTCAAGACACCAAAGAGTAGGGAACCTTACCATGGCTAGTTAAAAGAAGGCAAAACATTCAAGAGTAAGTAACGTTACTGTGGCCAGTTAGAAGGAGTCAAGACATCAAAGAATAAGGAACCTTACAATGGCTAGTTAGAAGAAGGCAAGACATCTAAGAGTATGAAGCCTTACCATGGCTAGTTAAAAGTCAAGACACCAAGGAGTAAGGAACCTTACCATGGCTAGTTAGAAGTCAAGACATCCAAGAGTAAGTAACCTTACCAATGCTAGTTAGAAGGCAAGACATCTAAGAGTATGGAACCTTACCATGGCTAGTTAGCAGAAGTCAAGACATCCAAGAGTATGGAACCTTACCATGACTAGCTCGGTGAAGCCAATAGAATCCGAAGTCCACAACGACCACCATCAGGAGAAGCGACAGAAGGGAATCGTCCGGAGTTGGAAAGAAGGAGTAACGGCTCCACACATACACATAGGCTCCATATTCGAACCCTCTTACGAAGACTCTAGAAGGAAGAAAATACACATTCATACATGCTTACATTACAAGGTGAAGAGGGCTGTTTCGGCTCAATTAAACACATCTAACTTTGACATTTACTCATAGGATTATATGTATACTTTGAGgtggttacaatatatatatatatatatatatatatatatatataatgtatatatatatgtatactttgaggtggttacaatatatatatatatatatatatatatacatatatatatatatatatacataaatacacacacacacatatatataaaaatgaaattatgtatatatatgtgtgtgcaatataaatgtatatactgtagacgTAGGCTACTCATTATCTAAACGCAGTTTAGTTGAATTCATCAAATACATTCCTTCTCAATAGTGCATCATTTGAATTGCTTATCAATTTAAGGTTGATAGCAATTATATTATGCTAAGTAGGCAAGTTTCTAACGCACatgttgaataaaaataaaacaccacTTGAGTTCATCGAGTATCATGCTTCAATTCCTATTTTAGCTTTTGAAATGAGTAATGTCACATCATACActaacgcgtgtgtgtgtgtatgtttatttatatatatatatatatatatatatatgtgtgtgtgtatatatatatatatatatatatacacacacacacacacatatatatatatatatatatataaatcatcatcatcatcatcatcagccgttgcttgtctactgcaggacaaaggcctcagagatgttccatacacatctgtttatggtctttctatgacagtctatagccgcaaagtttcttagctcatcaatctacCGTCTTTTCTTCGTTTTCCTGTTTCTTTAGTAGTCTTCaggaacacattctgttattcttaatgtccttttaTTACCTGTCATACTTATTATATGTcttgcccgtgtccatttctttcacttaaaagttgttagaatattctcttctttagtttcctctcgtatcaatgttacatatttttgtctcctattgttattctcatcattattctttccagagctcttccagttgtaactagcctatgttctaaggctttagtaaggctccaagtttctgatgcataagttaaggaccatctaattaaatacttttcttttcagcgaaagtgtcattttacttttcataatctcagattgtttaccaaaagctctctatcccaagtttatccttctttcaatttcggtgtcATGTCCTAGGGAAATACTTTCGGTCTGCCTTAACtatgtgtattcattaacaatctctagaggttcgtctaaaTCCGTTATTGGCTATctatataaattttcattgaacattactttAGTTCTATTCATTAactttcagtccttcatttctgctttttctagtcaaatcttttattatcttttaaaatttctcccatgattcactaaactgaactatttcatctgcaaatcataagttatGTATCTATTCGCGattaattttcattcctacattttccttatctaaattcttaaaaaaattcttctagacatgctgtcaataatttaggagaggtgcagtctccctctctaactcctttctcaatcggaatattctcactttcaagtttatatatatatatatatatatatatgtacatatatatatatatatatataaagataattttaatctCATCCTACTTAAAGTCAAGGTCCTACAAAGTGTGTCAATGCCCCTCGTAATTTCTTAGtatcattttcatctctctctctctctctctctctctctctctctctcttttttttttcttcatatatatatatatatatatatactgtacacacacacagacatatatatatatatatatatactgtacacacacacacagacatatatatatatatatatacagaggtatcGATGTTGcatgcatgaatacatacataaatacacaaacacatttataaatatatacccaCGAAAATTACACCATCTAATAAGCCATTACGTTTATCACTGACACAGTTTCCTGCACTTTGACTTTTAATAGGATAAGAGAAAATAACTTTCATTATAgatataaatacttaaaagcttattataaatgtaaatgtgtatgtaGATTAGATTGTTAACATCAGATCACATGATTCGTATGTGAATGTAAAGCTATTTATAAACAAATCATTTTTCAATTCGCATATATAGTAAGAATAACATCTAGTTTGTTAAGGTAATATAATTTTGGATGATTGCTACTTCTCAAATGTAGGAAAGATTAATTTCATAGTCAATTGGttcattagatgatgatgataataataataataataataataataataataataatatatacacacgcgcacacacatatacatacatatataaagagagagagagagagagagagagagagagagaatgtttgcatTCCAAAACTTACTTTAGccattcgtagagagagagagagagagagagagagagagagagaatgtttgcatTCCAAAAACTTACTTTAGccattcgtagagagagagagagagaagaggagagagagagagagagagagagagagagagagaatgtatatctgAATTCAAAAAATTACTTTGGcccttcgtagagagagagagagagagagagagagagagagagagagagaatatatacgtCTGAATTCCAAAAATTATTttgacacttgagagagagagagagagagagagagagagagaatgtttgcatTCCAAAACTTACTTTAGccattcgtagagagagagagagagagagagagagagagagagagaaagtatatctGAATTCAAAAAATTACTTTGGcccttcgtagagagagagagagagagagagagagagagagagaatatgtacatCTGAATTCCAAAAACTTACTTTGACACTTCGTAGAGGGTCGCATGAACCAGCGAAAGGACGTTGTCATGGAGGTCAGGTAATCGTTGACCTTGCCACCAGAGGGCCAGATATTCCAGGCACACCATCCACACCAACCACCAAATGCCCTGTGTGATATAAAGTCTGTACTGAGTCATCAGAAACTCGTGAGTCAAACGTGGGGCAAATAGGCTAATGCTAAGGGGATACTTTTTTCTGGGTTTAAAGGcttttgaaggccactcatgaatggcaggtaagggacagtgacattgccctagcaagcaagaaaaTGTTCTAGAGactaagggagagtgacattgccccagcaagcagggcaatgtcctagagactggccatatttcatatgatcagcgcccaaggtaggaccagggagagccagacaagaACTACTTATGACTCGAaacatagatctataggctcctccaaactccccatccttacgtcacaaggatggttaggttgcagacactacaagaaactatcgagtttgagtggcactcgaactcctgtccagcagatcgctaggcttGGACGTTTCCACTGGGGTTGCCCAAACAACGctccccacccaagctaagaccagggagagtcagataatggttgctgatgactcagcaggtagacctataggctccccaaaacccctcatccttagctcacagggatggtgaggttgcagacactgaaggaactatcgagtttgagcgagactcaaaccgcagtctggcgatcactaggcctccagagacgttaccaaataggccacatcAAATAAACCCGAGTTTAGGTTTTAACATTTTTTCTATCACTTCTGCCATTCCTTTGATTATATTTAAAGTTATTCATTTCCTATAGAGAGGACTAACCATAAAaccaattatctatttatttacattaaaatactGTGGTTATATAACCAGACTTACTTGTCACACTTTTGGTTTTAATTAGAAAGGTTTTCTACCATAGAATTAAGTTAACCGAACCTATTTGTTTACTTTTTAACCACATTAAAACCGGGTTCTATTTTAGGGTTAGATTAACCAAATCAACTTTTCACACTTTTGTTTACATTAAATTAGGTTCCATTTCAGGGTTACATTAACCAAACCAACTTGTCacttttctaattacattaaatcgGATTCTATTTAAGGGTTACATAAACCAATTTTTTGCCCTTTTAATTACATTAAATCGGGTTCTATTTAAGGGTTACATAAACCAACTTTTTGCCCTTTTAATTACATTAAATCGGGTTCTAGTTCAGGATTACATTAACTAAACTAAATTTTCACCTCTTTAATTACATTAAATCGGGTTCTATTTCAGGGTTACATAAACCAAACCaacttttcacattttaattacatTAAACCATTAAACTTTTGTTTAAATTAGATAGGGTTTCTACTTAGGAGTTAAGTTAACCAAACCAATTTGTTAACTTTTCAATTACATTAAACCAGTTTCTATTTCAGGGTTATATACACAAAACCAACTTTTCACCCTGTAAAGTACATTAAATTGGGTTCTATTTCAGGGTTACATTAACCAAACCAACTTGTTACCCTTTTAATTACGTATAATTAGGTTCTATTTCAGGGTTACATTAACTAAACCAACTTGTCACCCTTTCAATTACACATAATTAGGTTCTATTTTAGGGTTACATTAACCAAACCATCTTGTCACCCTTTTAATTAGACATAATTAGGTTCTATTTCAGGGTTACATTAACCAAACCATCTTGTCACCCTTTTAATTAGACATAATTAGGTTCTATTTCAGGGTTACATTAACCAAACCATCTTGTCACCCTTTTAATTAGACATAATTAGGTTCTATTTCAGGGTTACATTAACCAAACCATCTTGTCACCCTTTTAATTACGTATAATTAGGTTCTATTTCAGGGTTACATTAACCAAACCATCTTGTCACCCTTTTAATTAGACATAATTAGGTTCTATTTCAGGGTTACATTAACCAAACCATCTTGTCACCCTTTTAATTAGACATAATTAGGTTCTATTTCAGGGTTACATTAACCAAACCATCTTGTCACCCTTTTAATTAGACATAATTAGGTTCTATTTCAGGGTTACATTAACTAAACCAACTTGTCACCCTTTCAATTACACATAATTAGGTTCTATTTTAGGGTTACATTAACCAAACCATCTTGTCACCCTTTTAATTAGACATAATTAGGTTCTATTTCAGGGTTACATTAACCAAACCATCTTGTCACCCTTTTAATTAGACATAATTAGGTTCTATTTCAGGGTTACATTAACCAAACCATCTTGTCACCCTTTTAATTAGACATAATTAGGTTCTATTTCAGGGTTACATTAACCAAACCATCTTGTCACCCTTTTAATTAGACATAATTAGGTTCTATTTCAGGGTTACATTAACCAAACCAACTTGTTACCCTTTTAATTACGTATAATTAGGTTCTATTTCAGGGTTACATTAACCAAACCATCTTGTCACCCTTTTAATTAGACATAATTAGGTTCTATTTCAGGGTTACATTAACCAAACCATCTTGTCACCCTTTTAATTAGACATAATTAGGTTCTATTTCAGGGTTACATTAACCAAACCATCTTGTCACCCTTTTAATTAGACATAATTAGGTTCTATTTCAGGGTTACATTAACTAAACCAACTTGTCACCCTTTCAATTACACATAATTAGGTTCTATTTTAGGGTTACATTAACCAAACCATCTTGTCACCCTTTTAATTAGACATAA
This genomic stretch from Palaemon carinicauda isolate YSFRI2023 chromosome 21, ASM3689809v2, whole genome shotgun sequence harbors:
- the LOC137615434 gene encoding alkylglycerol monooxygenase-like, with protein sequence MELVANRTYPPPCLVTLNLSDVGRTFALSQKERGEEEVGEEEALLLLSPVLQPNVPGYTLQGIWWLVWMVCLEYLALWWQGQRLPDLHDNVLSLVHATLYEVSKVFVRGFEYGAYVYVWSRYSFFPTPDDSLLSLLLMVVVVDFGFYWLHRASHEVMVLWAVHQVHHSSEEFSMSVGLRHSPLQRLFSWVFYLPLALFGIPPTLMLGHVQFNTLFQCWTHTETIRTVGPLEYIFNTPSHHRVHHGCNIYCLDKNYGGIFILWDRLFGTFQEERTDQEIVYGIVFQPKRFNPLYHQIFYLVGALKKAQSLSTWSNSVAALIKGPSWAPGSPWTGWVEDKLDIRGPREHVPVSAVLTTHCYVVVHFLAALSLTSYLAPLTAAGLAETLVYSIMVVASLTSIGILYEDSPYARPMELTRCGVSLALCMLVPLSSASILMAITTVYAASFVLWGLVPDRIMGHKV